CGAGGCCAGGAAGTGTCATCAACATCACTAAGGCTGTTGATACCATCATCCAGGTCGTATCTGCTTTATTTGGCGTTGGAGCAGGATCGGCTGATGGAGCAGCAGCTGGGGCTCCAGGAGCTGCGGCAGGCGCAGTCACTGCGGGTTTTTTATCATCGGCAGCGTACGCTGGAGAAACTAGCGCACCTGTCGTAGTGGTCACAGCAAGTGCCATAGCACCAGCAGCAACGAGACGTTTCATCCAATTCAACATGGTTAACCCCTTATAGTGCTGAGGTACCGGTTTCACCGGTACGAATACGAACGACATGTTCGATGGAAGAGACAAAAATCTTGCCATCACCAATCTTGCCTGTGCGTGCTGATTTCTCAATCGCCTCAATGGCGCGATCGAGAATGCCATCTTCTACCGCAGCTTCAATGCGAACCTTAGGTAAAAAATCAACGACATATTCAGCACCACGATACAACTCGGTGTGACCCTTTTGTCGACCAAAACCTTTCACCTCTGAGACGGTGATGCCTGAAACCCCAACTTCTGAGAGAGCCTCACGCACCTCGTCAAGCTTGAAAGGCTTGATGATTGCGGTAATCATTTTCATGCATATCTCCTAGATAGTGAGAGGGATTAGAAAGTTTTGGTAAGGGCAACAACGGCGCCACCGCGGCCGGCAGTAGTGGTTGGAGTACCTTGTGGCAGGGCGCTCCATGTATTCCACCAAGAAGAGTTTGCATTGGTACTAACATACGAAGCCGATAAACTCAAGCCACCCCCGAAATCCTTAGTAACACCAAGCTTCCAGTCGGTATAACTAATATTATTAGGTGTTGGCGAGGACCAGCCAGAAGGTCGACTTGGTTGGCCGGCAACATATTGATAACCTATATGTCCGTTAAGTGTTAATCCCCAAATACCCGTATCAAAATTAGAGGTTAAATCTAAATAATAAGAACCTGAACTATTGGGAATACCAAAAATGTTTGTAAGTCCGTAATTTATCTTTCCAAAACCACTTAACGAGCCGAAAGTATAGTTCTGGGCTAAATAAATCTCTGTGGTATTGGGATTCAACATCGATCCGGCAGGATAGTTACCCTTTTGAGCATAAAAATACTGCAACACCCCAATATCAGACGCAAAACCTGGCGCAATTAACTCCTTTTTAAATCCGCCATAAAAATCCATTTCGACAGGGGCTGTAACTGCATTTCCTGTGGTGTTGGAAACCCAATTGATTGTTGAGTTCCAGTTGCCAATATAGAAACCGCTTTCATGGGCATAATCAAATCCACCCTGAATAGCAGGCTGGTAATTTGTTTGCGTGATACCGCGATACCGATAATCGTTTGTAATTGTCACGTTTGCAGTAATGGGGCTCTTTTCTGGCTCAGGAGCGGGTGCTGGTGCCGATTGCGCCATTGCACCGCTTGCCAATCCAGAGATCGCTAGAGCAAGTGTGGTTTTCTTAAAAGTGTTCATGAATACTCCCTTCTGGTTGAATGAAAAAATGCACTACAGACCTACTAATGCAATTAGCATGCCAACCTTAAAATATCGTTTATAATCAATTACTTATGGTCTTTAAGATGGATTTTTTTCTTTTATTTAGGTTTCAACTTGGTGAAACTCTGTTGAATAACGGGCTTTTGCACCAAAAGAATGCACTGTGATTTGCACTTATTTTGTGCATGCAAGGTCTTTGGCTTCGCCCTACAATTTATCTATGCAAAAACCTAGTCAACTATTCGAGCAAATGCAGACCATTGCGGTCGATATGCAAAACAAGATCGGCGAGGTCATTCGCAACTCACCCGCTAAGGACATTGAAAAAAATGTCAGGGCCAT
This genomic window from Polynucleobacter sp. MWH-UH24A contains:
- a CDS encoding P-II family nitrogen regulator, which gives rise to MKMITAIIKPFKLDEVREALSEVGVSGITVSEVKGFGRQKGHTELYRGAEYVVDFLPKVRIEAAVEDGILDRAIEAIEKSARTGKIGDGKIFVSSIEHVVRIRTGETGTSAL
- a CDS encoding TorF family putative porin, which produces MNTFKKTTLALAISGLASGAMAQSAPAPAPEPEKSPITANVTITNDYRYRGITQTNYQPAIQGGFDYAHESGFYIGNWNSTINWVSNTTGNAVTAPVEMDFYGGFKKELIAPGFASDIGVLQYFYAQKGNYPAGSMLNPNTTEIYLAQNYTFGSLSGFGKINYGLTNIFGIPNSSGSYYLDLTSNFDTGIWGLTLNGHIGYQYVAGQPSRPSGWSSPTPNNISYTDWKLGVTKDFGGGLSLSASYVSTNANSSWWNTWSALPQGTPTTTAGRGGAVVALTKTF